The DNA window AAGCCTTGTCTTCAGTTACGAACCCAGTTGAGGATTCCCTGCAAATACTGCCCAGTACCAGTGATGATGGCACGGCAACCATCATACAAGTTCTTCTCTTCATTTCCTTTGCTGTTCTCTCTGTTCTCACTATTGGGGTAATACAGCCTTTTCCTTATCCACTGTTTTTGGGTTCCAGCTACGATTTTTCGTAGTTGATTGTAAATTGCTGGATTTGGTTGCAGGTTATCTACCTGGCAGTGACAGATTTCTTGCAGAAGAGGGAGAGCGAGAAATTTGAGAAAGAAGAGGCAACCAAGAATAAGAAGGgtaggaaaaagaagaaagtgagAGCAAGGGCTGGGCCAAAGGGATTTGGGCAAAAGattgacgatgatgatgacCTAGATTTTGATTGATTAGAATGCACTCCCACTTTCTGACTTTCACCATCTGTGTATtgatttttcttccttctctggTTCTGTATTCAAGAAATGGGTTTGTGTTCTCTGTCTTAGGTTTTACTAAATGAAATcgtgttcttttcttttttttttactgatgaCAGTTTGTTTCTAGATTTTTTGGGTAATTGTAGTCGATAATTCCTGCTTTAATGTTTCTATTTCTATAGCTTGAGCATGGCAAAAACAACATACCATAGCTGCTTATAATGAAAGATGGCACAAAATATGGGCAAGAAAATTGTACTTTAAAGGACAAGTCAATTACCATACATATCAAGAAAATTCTGTCCTCACCTAAACATTAACAGCTCTCTTCCCACGGCATATTTGTACAGTCACATGAACACAAACTACCTCAACTCATTTTTACAGCCTTAGAACTTGTACAGTCATTTATCTCCTTTGCGTAGGATTCAGGTGTATTTAACATCTGAACTTCAGCCTCGATCACATCTATGTATAAACCTTAAGCTACACAATGTACAGTTTCCAGTACAAGCAACAACTTTATTTTCAATCGACTCTTATCTGTCTGAAAAAGATAGATAGAGAGGCATAACTCTAAGATGCGGGggaggaagaaggagaagagaggaAGCTCACAGTAGCCTCAGTTAGCTGTACAAACACCTTTCTTTCCTATGCCACCTAGGCGGAGTGTAGAGATTGGGCCGCAATTCTCCTTTCTGCAAGCAATTTAAAATGATGTTTGAGAAAACAAAGGGTATATTAAGGTTGAATGATAAGTGTAATGAGTCCACATTACTCCTAGGATGTAATAGGTGAGTTATAATGCCACTAATGATCCATCAGATGCATGCAATGTTCATATGCAAAGTTGTCAAACAGCGCTGTCAACAAGTATAGAAATGAGTACCTCCAGCAGCAACGAGTTTCTCTACACGGGCAACAATATGCTTTCCATATGTGTATTTCTTCAATGCATTTAAATGAACCTTAATTCGCGTAAGGATCAGTTCTCGTTGTTGGTCATCACAAGTCTCGAGCACTTTTTGAACAACATAGTTTGCAAACTGATCTTTCATCATGGCCTAGATATATAAGCAGAGAGAAGATAAGTAACCGGAATAATGTAACTGGCCACCTGCATATTTATCCAAATGGCCACAGAAGCAAACATCTCAACTTATCCCTCTGTGTCACACTACTGATAATGAAAATAATACTTCTAAATTACAGTTTTGGATACAATATTATGACACAAGTGTAGTCCTGTGGCAGTTTTGTAGAAGTGTAACAAATATGAGTACCTGAAGAGGCCCATATCAATCAATAGTGACAAGCATCTCATTCACCAGCAACTCCAAATTACATTTTTTGATACAAAATTTTGACTGAAATGTAGTTCTGCGACAGTTTGTAGAAGTGTACCATATTCGACGTACCTGAAGAGGCTCATTTTCATCGGTAGTGCCAAGCATCTCATTAACCAGTAACTGACGTTCACTAGGACCGCCAAAAGCCAAACACTTCTCCACAACATTGGAGGCAAACTTCTGCTGACTCATTTGGACAATTTTCCCAGCTAATTCCTTGATTATAGCAGAGCGTTCATGAGACTTTCCATGCTCCAACACATGCTGTTGGGACAAAATCAAGAAGTCAATAGCAGCAAAAATAGGAAAAGGCTGGAGAGAAATCCTGACAGAGCTTATCAAGTAGAAAATAGTATCCATGCCGAATACTTTGACAAAAATAAGAGACCAAACCCACATGCAGGTGAGCAGAAAAATATAACAAAGACAGCTGTAAGATCACGTCCTTCTGGAAACTCGCCTGTTGTAATGCTTTGATGATCAAATAGAACTCCAATCAACCTGACAATTATTATATAACAATAGCCTAATGCTCTCTGTTGAACTCCAAACAAACATTTGATTGAAAATGAATTAAGTTCTGCTCTTTGGGAGAGTTTCGACAAACTATCACGCTATACTAGAAAGCCAGAAGTGAAGGGGTGTCCAGCAAATGTTTTACATAGTTTAAATACAATAATTTAACAGGAAAGTAAAGAACATGAAGCCTATTGGCAAATTAATCTCATACATCCGTAAGTATATAACCAGGATATCAAATTTTAACAGCCCAGGCCATCAAGGGGCAATAAAAATGGAATGTGATTTGAAGAATTTACAGAGCCCTATGAAAAAAGTAAACTACATCAAGTCATTTCAAACGTTCTTGGAAAGCAGTGAACGACTATAACATGTCTAGTCGACAGGGATCCAAGTTTGCTACTGAATGTGAGAATTTAAGGTATCGGGTAtgcatatgaatatatgatcatccaagaagaaagaagaaattaaaatcaAGGTTTTTGAAGGTCTCAATTATGTTCCTCTTTATATAAGAGATCGGATGGTAGGACATAAATTGGGAGAATTTGCACCTACTCTAAATTTCCGGGGacatgcaaaaaaaaagaaaaataaatgggcGAACAACAAATAGTTAATTAAAAAGAGGTGGACTtcatgattgaaaaaaaaaaccatatacaAAAGTATATGCGATGGGTCTCAATTAAATTCAAGGCTTTTGAAGGTCTCAATTGTGTTAGATCAGtggttaaaagttaaaaccaacATTGAAAATGCAGTCTGTGTATACAGTAATATGAAGAATACCGCAAGAACAATAAAGAGAATGTATCCACGTGAAAAAATGAATTGAAACAAacactagaaagtagaaaccatGAAAGTGTAGCAACAGTGCAACACATATCATAAACATATATGCTGCATGAAACTGTACCATCAGTTTCCATCTACATACCTGAACAACATAATTTCCATACTGATCTTGTGCCAACATGCTGACAGATCCTAAAATCTCATCCATAACTTTACTCTGTGTTCCCGGGTCTTCGCAATGTTCCAGTATTCTCTGTCAACGAAATAAAAGATGAATATACAGACAATACACCTCTTATATATACGGTACACATCCTTAAGTTTGAAAATTAAGAAGTAATAACCAAAAGTTTCCCCACCTGTATAACTCGGCACCCATATGGGTGTGTGGAAAGGCTCACAACCTGGTCAAAGAATGTTGTGACAATAAATTGAATACTGTCTTCAGGGACACATTCAATACACTTCTGGATGACATGGTTCCCATTCTGGTCACGCACACAGCGCATCACATGACCATCAAGCTCCTCAACCATTTTAATCTTCTGGTCTAAATCAACAACTTCAATAGCCTGAACAGTTTACATACGCAAATTGTTACAAGAACTTCCATATAATGACAGCCCATATTAGGTTGAAATTATATTTAAGGATGTACAACAGGATAAGTGGAGACCAGATGGATCAAAATTGGTCATATAAAGAAGCAAAACAATATGCAACATCGAAACATATTCCAACAGAAAACAAATGATACCTTCTGAATCACTCGGCAACCATACATCTGAAGACCAAGAGTCAAAACATGACCAAAGAGTTTGCTCGCTAGTTCTCTTCTCTGGGATGAAAGTCCATGCTCAAAAAACTGTATACAAACAAACACTGTTACTTTCATAAATCTGAGAAATTGCATAACACAACTCAtgtcttccaagttccaacaagAGAATATCAAATTACCTTCTGAATTACATAATTACCAAACACGTCAGTCATCAAAGCAAGAGCTTGTGGCATGATTTCCTGATAAACCATATTTTTCTCTTCAGTTGTCGCTGTCTCAAGTTTTTGTTGAATGAATCGACTACCGTACTGATCAGCACTGCACAtagtaagatgaaaatagcATGAATCAGTTAAGATTGTAGGATTAGGAAGGAGCAGAACATAGGTTTTAAGTATCCTGTACCTGAACTCGACGACGTGACCAGCAATTTCAGAAAGTTCAAAGCATTTAGCTTTGTTGCTCTTAAACTCTTCCAGAAGTGATGATGCAAACCCTTCATCCATGTTCAAACCCCCATTCAAGTGCCAGGGCCCCATGACGCCCCCAGCCAAGTTCCTTATCCCAGGAGGAAAGCGCATGTTAAAATCATTGTGCCTGATGGGACTGCCAGATCCAACTGGAGAGTTTGGAATGATAGGATTTGCCAAGGGGCTTCCTGGATATGACAGACCATAGGGAGGATTTCCATAGTAACCATGGTGGTTGGAACTGCCAGATTTACCACCCAATGGGACACCATACTGTGATTTCTGAGGTGATAGCAAAGCTCCAAGATAAGCTTTCTGAAGTTCGAGCAAATGCATGTATGAATTGCCCCCATAGTTCCCATCCATAGAGGAATCATTCAAAGCAGCAAGCTGTGCCGCAGCAAACTCGGGTGTCCTCAAGTACTGCAGATACATCGGATCAACAAAGGGTGCCTCAAGAGCACTTCCTGCCATAGGACTTCCCAACCTACCGTGGTTCTGTGATTCAGATGCGACAGACATCAGATTTGACCCTGGAGTAAAACCACCTCCAAGCACTTTTGAGTCCATCCCAGGGACTGCCATGGCTGATGCTGCAGCAGCATTTTCAAACAAGGGAGGGAGATTACCTGTGCCAAGTTGGCTAGCCATCATGGAAGCCAATGCTGGATTTAAGGAATATCCACCTAATCCATAGGTTTGGAATGACGAATGTGTACCATCCATATGCTGGTACTGACCAGGTAAGCCACTTCCACCATTAAGAGGGGAGGTCGGTGATCCTTTTAGATATGAATTACCTGAGTGAACAAAAGATTTTCGCACTCCAACATGCCTATCAGATACCAAGGGCGAGTTGAGGTCTGAACCCCCACCATTGATCTTACCAGAATTGGGGTAAGTTCCCTTTACTGATTGAGGAGCCACAGGCATATTTAAATGCCCTGATTCAGACTTCTGCAGGTACAAATGTTGCTTAACATGATTCTGATCACTTTCCAAACCAAACAAATAATTCTGGTGACCATCAGCATCATCATGTTCAATCTGAGATGGAAAATGGTTCTCTTCGCCAATCACACCAATTGTCGACAAGTTCATACCAGATAAAGCGGCTATCAAATCCGAGGATTCATTGATGCCAGATGAAACACCACTAAATGAATTTGAACCAGTGATGCTCCTCTTGTCAGCATTGCTAGTTCTCCCCCCTCCAATAGGTGTGAGGCACGGACTAGGAGCCCTAGCAACAAACTGAGGATCTGGAGTGGTGCTCCTTGACAGAGAGGATCCCAGGGCAGCAGCATAAGTATATGAAGAAGATGGGCCATTTGCACTAGATCGTAAAGCATCAGCTGATGCTACTTCACGGCGAAGAAGAGCCAAGTCAGCTTCACCTGACCCTAAAGTTTCAACATTTTCATCGAATGCATTTCGGCTAGCAGGACGAGAAGGGTGACCTGTCAGAGGAGTTGCACGCCCCAAGTCATCCTGCATCAAAAGGAAACTAAAATAATAAGTAAACAATGCACATTATTAACAAAATTCTGCTTCACTAATGGCAGCATTAATGTTAGGGGGAATGAAAAGGGCCAAGCAGCAACCAGAAACAAGCACACAAAAAAAAGCCATTAAATAAGAAACTCATCAGAAAGAAGAATTCCTTCAGAAACAAGCCTATCAGAGGGGTCCATAATTAAGGAAACCACTACAACAATTTGGATAGACTGCATTAAAAAATGAATATGGATACATGGCTTCAAGTGTATTTGGAATTTCATAATATGCCAAACATGCATATCAAAAGGCATTTCACACCAACACCTATGAATTAAATTTCATAAATACGAATTTTCCATGCAACTGTCTCCTCACAGTGATATATAAACTGATCAGTGGAAGCATATAAACTGTGAATGTTCGTGCTCAAAGAGTTGTCAACACAAACCTCAAAACCTAGAGAAGCACCATGACAAGTTATTTTCACCAAACATGATTTGAAACCCACAAATCAGGACTGGGAATAAAGAGAGGACAAATTATGAATCACCTAAAGATGACCTGATCCCTCTTTGTCTTTctgtttttccatttttctaTTCTTTGCATTTTCTTGAACAGAAAAATGACCTTGTCCTTACCTTGAATAAGAATATTCAGCAACATCACGCAAAATCATATGGTAAGGAACCGGAGAGGACAAAATTCAACTGGTTTCGACATGTGAAATGAGACCaattttttcacaaaaaatgcaaatgctaaacaatattaataaaataaaataaaataaagcttTTCCACATATGAAAGAGACCAATGCACCTGAAAAATTTCAGCAAGGCTCTTCTGCTTGCTCCCAAGACCTAAACCGGGCAAACCAATCAGCCCATCACCACCCCATTCACCAGTTCCATGTACTTTATCTGCCTCAACCTCACTACTTTCCGGTTTCCTCGAGTCAAAACCAGGTGGCATCGAAAACAACGATCTATTACCACTACCATTATCAGCCCTGTTCACTTTCCTCCTATCTCCTATCCCTCCCAACATGGGACCACTTCCCTTCAACCTCTGTGCAAACCTCCAGTCCTCCTTAGAAAGCAAGGGAGGAGGAAGCCTAGGGTTCAAGTTCACATTTGAGTAATAGTACGAAAGATAAGCTGGATCAGACCTTAGTTCTTCCTCGGATGAAAACCCGTTTCCATTTCTCGAAAACTCGGCTAAGGCAGCACCACTGCCGCCGCCGTCACCGCCGCTTCCAATTCCAGCAAACAACCCTCCAACTGCACTCAGTGAACCCTCCACAGTTGGAGGAGCAGAGCCACTCCTATACATATTGAGTTCGCGCTCGCGATCATAACCCTCAGCCTCTTGCCGACGCTGCTCACGAAGTAACAATCCTAACTCCTTTTCCAAGTCATCACCAAACGATCCCTCGTTACCACCTATCATGGGTCTCCTTCCCAATTCAGATAACATGATTGATCATAACCCTTGTCGAAACTCAACAAGTGATCACAACGCGATAATCAAATCCTAAACCCTGAGGGCAAAAAGACGCTCTTTCAACCTAGACGAAGTTATATCCATATTCTGATAACTGCAAAAATCCTCACTTTGAGCTGGCAAAGATCAAAACTTTATCACCCAGAACTGAGAATCGTTTCATTCTTTCAATCCGAAACCACGGAACTTAGAATGATCTAGCtcaaacaacaatcaaacacGTCAATTACTTCCCTCGCAATCAATGCCCGAAACAACGGGAAACAATTTTGCAGACCATGATGGCAGCAACGGGGACAAAAAATAAGTATATAGAGCAAGGAAGTGATTTCCGAGATAGTGTTTTGAGAGAAGAGACGAAACCCTAAAGGTTATTTAAGGTGATACATAGCGAGCATATGAAGTGAAGTTGGGATCAATCCGGCGGCGAATTGTTCTTACAAGAACCCCTTAGGGTTTTGTTCCACTTTAAGGAAGGATTAAATACAGTTAACTTGG is part of the Tripterygium wilfordii isolate XIE 37 chromosome 7, ASM1340144v1, whole genome shotgun sequence genome and encodes:
- the LOC120001694 gene encoding pumilio homolog 2-like, producing the protein MLSELGRRPMIGGNEGSFGDDLEKELGLLLREQRRQEAEGYDRERELNMYRSGSAPPTVEGSLSAVGGLFAGIGSGGDGGGSGAALAEFSRNGNGFSSEEELRSDPAYLSYYYSNVNLNPRLPPPLLSKEDWRFAQRLKGSGPMLGGIGDRRKVNRADNGSGNRSLFSMPPGFDSRKPESSEVEADKVHGTGEWGGDGLIGLPGLGLGSKQKSLAEIFQDDLGRATPLTGHPSRPASRNAFDENVETLGSGEADLALLRREVASADALRSSANGPSSSYTYAAALGSSLSRSTTPDPQFVARAPSPCLTPIGGGRTSNADKRSITGSNSFSGVSSGINESSDLIAALSGMNLSTIGVIGEENHFPSQIEHDDADGHQNYLFGLESDQNHVKQHLYLQKSESGHLNMPVAPQSVKGTYPNSGKINGGGSDLNSPLVSDRHVGVRKSFVHSGNSYLKGSPTSPLNGGSGLPGQYQHMDGTHSSFQTYGLGGYSLNPALASMMASQLGTGNLPPLFENAAAASAMAVPGMDSKVLGGGFTPGSNLMSVASESQNHGRLGSPMAGSALEAPFVDPMYLQYLRTPEFAAAQLAALNDSSMDGNYGGNSYMHLLELQKAYLGALLSPQKSQYGVPLGGKSGSSNHHGYYGNPPYGLSYPGSPLANPIIPNSPVGSGSPIRHNDFNMRFPPGIRNLAGGVMGPWHLNGGLNMDEGFASSLLEEFKSNKAKCFELSEIAGHVVEFSADQYGSRFIQQKLETATTEEKNMVYQEIMPQALALMTDVFGNYVIQKFFEHGLSSQRRELASKLFGHVLTLGLQMYGCRVIQKAIEVVDLDQKIKMVEELDGHVMRCVRDQNGNHVIQKCIECVPEDSIQFIVTTFFDQVVSLSTHPYGCRVIQRILEHCEDPGTQSKVMDEILGSVSMLAQDQYGNYVVQHVLEHGKSHERSAIIKELAGKIVQMSQQKFASNVVEKCLAFGGPSERQLLVNEMLGTTDENEPLQAMMKDQFANYVVQKVLETCDDQQRELILTRIKVHLNALKKYTYGKHIVARVEKLVAAGERRIAAQSLHSA
- the LOC120001695 gene encoding uncharacterized protein LOC120001695, translating into MATTSISLSAPPLVPIFKPKLTKFSLPVNYLSPPITSTFSLSAPLPERTRTIQFRNQIWRISATPEEALSSVTNPVEDSLQILPSTSDDGTATIIQVLLFISFAVLSVLTIGVIYLAVTDFLQKRESEKFEKEEATKNKKGRKKKKVRARAGPKGFGQKIDDDDDLDFD